A section of the Babylonia areolata isolate BAREFJ2019XMU chromosome 1, ASM4173473v1, whole genome shotgun sequence genome encodes:
- the LOC143293294 gene encoding uncharacterized protein LOC143293294: MIPVKTQEVDVAPDHSRCVAHFSHLVYDDFGRTECFRHSKIAKIFEAGRQVAMVTILGFDSLLSERVTAFVLGTKYHMIPQLWTVRLGSVFPYTVSVEVSDTGRTSLTMYSEMVNKLNDQVLASCQCKFVLVDRETRRPAPFPDWYLQKYGAIAARNKRPLSLTRAVPEIPAAAHCYKMEVAASDTDFNGHVNQGSYMRFCCDAAQAALRAQTLAGFQHDIARYPLIEQEVIHIGESDMGDQLQVYVWQPPDRTDKVLFLITRHNPDGQPPVLYQAYMVFLMKQLALPHFARM; encoded by the exons ATGATACCTGTCAAAACTCAGGAAGTGGACGTGGCACCTGACCACAGTCGCTGCGTGGCCCATTTCTCACACCTGGTCTATGATGATTTTGGACGTACAG AGTGTTTCCGGCACAGCAAGATAGCCAAAATATTCGAGGCCGGACGGCAAGTGGCCATGGTGACGATACTGGGGTTCGACTCCCTCCTGTCAGAGCGGGTCACGGCCTTTGTGCTGGGCACCAAGTACCACATGATTCCACAGCTCTGGACCGTCCGTCTGGGCTCAGTCTTCCCCTACACG GTCAGTGTGGAAGTGTCGGACACTGGCCGCACCTCCTTGACCATGTACTCCGAGATGGTCAACAAACTGAACGACCAGGTGCTCGCCAGCTGCCAGTGCAAGTTTGTCTTGGTGGACCGGGAGACACGAAGACCTGCCCCGTTCCCTGACTGGTACCTGCAGAAGTACGGAGCCATCGCCGCCCGTAATAAGAGACCTCTGTCCCTCACCAGAGCGGTTCCTGAG ATTCCAGCAGCAGCTCACTGCTACAAGATGGAGGTGGCTGCGAGCGACACCGACTTTAACGGCCACGTCAACCAAGGCAGCTACATGCGGTTCTGCTGTGACGCGGCTCAGGCAGCCCTCAGGGCACAGACTCTGGCCGGGTTCCAGCACGACATCGCCAGATACCCTCTGATT GAGCAGGAGGTGATCCATATAGGGGAGAGTGACATGGGGGACCAGTTACAGGTGTACGTGTGGCAGCCCCCAGACCGGACAGACAAGGTCCTCTTTCTCATCACACGGCACAACCCTGACGGCCAGCCCCCCGTGCTGTACCAAGCCTACATGGTCTTCCTCATGAAACAGCTGGCTCTGCCTCATTTTGCTCGCATGTGA
- the LOC143286171 gene encoding uncharacterized protein LOC143286171 isoform X1 produces MVCHSFRYNYGNSYTWFCTASDKLTTFRPAIQYNKALTMSAKPIEVEVAPDRSHCWVHFSHLDYGDFGRTECLDHWKIAKVFESARVRAVPTEMLNFNVLLREQHHVFILGMHYKMIPELWAADFQTLFPYKVSVEICDIGQTSLTLYSEMVNKLNDQTLASCACKIVYVDVVTRRPAPLPDWYVQSYRDVATRQKRPLALSRIFPKVPSTAHCYNLRPAASDTDTNRHVNQGSYMRFCCDAAQAALRAQALAGFQHDIARYPLIEHQVIYMGESDVGDQLQVYVWQPPDRTDKVLFLITRHNPDGQPPVLYQAYMVYLMKQIPRCVARL; encoded by the exons ATGGTGTGCCACTCCTTTCGCTACAATTACGGTAACAGTTACACTTGGTTCTGCACGGCGTCAGATAAACTCACTACGTTCAGACCTGCCATTCAGTACA ACAAAGCGTTGACGATGTCTGCTAAACCCATTGAAGTGGAGGTCGCTCCTGACCGCAGTCATTGCTGGGTGCATTTCTCACACCTGGACTATGGTGATTTTGGTCGTACAG AATGTCTTGATCACTGGAAGATCGCCAAGGTGTTTGAGTCAGCCCGCGTTCGTGCTGTACCGACAGAAATGTTAAATTTTAATGTGTTACTGCGTGAGCAGCATCATGTATTCATCCTGGGCATGCATTACAAGATGATTCCTGAACTTTGGGCTGCAGACTTTCAGACATTGTTTCCCTACAAG gTCAGTGTGGAGATCTGTGATATTGGTCAGACATCGTTAACTCTCTACTCCGAAATGGTCAACAAATTAAACGACCAGACCCTGGCTTCCTGCGCTTGCAAGATTGTCTATGTGGATGTGGTGACACGCAGACCGGCCCCCCTCCCAGACTGGTACGTTCAGAGCTACAGGGATGTCGCCACGCGCCAAAAGAGACCGTTGGCTCTTTCCAGAATATTTCCAAAG GTGCCATCAACAGCACACTGTTACAACTTGAGGCCGGCGGCAAGCGACACAGACACCAACAGGCACGTCAACCAAGGCAGCTACATGCGGTTCTGCTGTGACGCGGCTCAGGCAGCCCTCAGGGCACAGGCCCTGGCCGGGTTCCAGCACGACATCGCCAGATACCCTCTGATT GAACACCAGGTGATCTACATGGGGGAGAGTGACGTGGGGGACCAGTTACAGGTGTACGTGTGGCAGCCCCCAGACCGGACAGACAAGGTCCTCTTTCTCATCACACGGCACAACCCTGACGGCCAGCCCCCCGTGCTGTACCAAGCCTACATGGTCTACCTCATGAAGCAGATTCCTCGTTGCGTTGCGCGCCTGTGA
- the LOC143286171 gene encoding uncharacterized protein LOC143286171 isoform X2, with translation MSAKPIEVEVAPDRSHCWVHFSHLDYGDFGRTECLDHWKIAKVFESARVRAVPTEMLNFNVLLREQHHVFILGMHYKMIPELWAADFQTLFPYKVSVEICDIGQTSLTLYSEMVNKLNDQTLASCACKIVYVDVVTRRPAPLPDWYVQSYRDVATRQKRPLALSRIFPKVPSTAHCYNLRPAASDTDTNRHVNQGSYMRFCCDAAQAALRAQALAGFQHDIARYPLIEHQVIYMGESDVGDQLQVYVWQPPDRTDKVLFLITRHNPDGQPPVLYQAYMVYLMKQIPRCVARL, from the exons ATGTCTGCTAAACCCATTGAAGTGGAGGTCGCTCCTGACCGCAGTCATTGCTGGGTGCATTTCTCACACCTGGACTATGGTGATTTTGGTCGTACAG AATGTCTTGATCACTGGAAGATCGCCAAGGTGTTTGAGTCAGCCCGCGTTCGTGCTGTACCGACAGAAATGTTAAATTTTAATGTGTTACTGCGTGAGCAGCATCATGTATTCATCCTGGGCATGCATTACAAGATGATTCCTGAACTTTGGGCTGCAGACTTTCAGACATTGTTTCCCTACAAG gTCAGTGTGGAGATCTGTGATATTGGTCAGACATCGTTAACTCTCTACTCCGAAATGGTCAACAAATTAAACGACCAGACCCTGGCTTCCTGCGCTTGCAAGATTGTCTATGTGGATGTGGTGACACGCAGACCGGCCCCCCTCCCAGACTGGTACGTTCAGAGCTACAGGGATGTCGCCACGCGCCAAAAGAGACCGTTGGCTCTTTCCAGAATATTTCCAAAG GTGCCATCAACAGCACACTGTTACAACTTGAGGCCGGCGGCAAGCGACACAGACACCAACAGGCACGTCAACCAAGGCAGCTACATGCGGTTCTGCTGTGACGCGGCTCAGGCAGCCCTCAGGGCACAGGCCCTGGCCGGGTTCCAGCACGACATCGCCAGATACCCTCTGATT GAACACCAGGTGATCTACATGGGGGAGAGTGACGTGGGGGACCAGTTACAGGTGTACGTGTGGCAGCCCCCAGACCGGACAGACAAGGTCCTCTTTCTCATCACACGGCACAACCCTGACGGCCAGCCCCCCGTGCTGTACCAAGCCTACATGGTCTACCTCATGAAGCAGATTCCTCGTTGCGTTGCGCGCCTGTGA